One segment of Castanea sativa cultivar Marrone di Chiusa Pesio chromosome 3, ASM4071231v1 DNA contains the following:
- the LOC142629909 gene encoding glycine-rich domain-containing protein 2 isoform X2, which produces MSESRNASEISEAETIRLGVDLVSAARRNIGFLRAVAESQWLHEKATVVEAIRRYDELWMPLISDLTVVGSTTPMVLPPLDVEWVWFCHTLNPVSYQQYCESRFSKLIGKPAIFDEENEEYALLRCKNIWTHKYPSEPFENETDSEMPIPVVKNEEILVEVTKHRFLYSKISEAYRSEIVYLIAARQRYKGFLYMVQSFCDECARLVPASDILLMWLTHQSYPTVYAEDLKEMEGDMGKVVTVWESVKEKEMKETKILWERAFDQSYEKAGGEVVLDLDRVNLVKPPVYWEVSDTDVNTKYKSMLPRFLLEVCVFVRLNSRMKATEQSSEFLRLGMLRCHRELKLEKSISNFQYDSWQKAWHLYCEFGTKGIILELRRRSGHCFKGSSLQETVTFPWNDLLRASSLTLERGVAQQLRIHASITPPVQAPYLLKCVPDRVTDDSRAMISDVILRMNRYRPQEGRWLSRTVLDHAGRECFVIRIRVGEGFWRRGGEAPKAVKWEDRIIEIREGSWSYVADSIGRAPEKVVGTATPKEPPEQWKAAWKFSTGDEVMIGWESSTFTSGLSFSLKNQMSPEPSVKLLKGRKMLYQVKNIKSDWKDEESRLKDEEEEEKEEDEDEDEEGFVTLVRFTEENPTGRATALLNWKLLVVELLPEEDAVLVLLLCISILRSVSEMKKEDLGCLLIRRRLKEANFGARDWGSVILHPYSYSSSITSPYIQPWYWNSKAVIASDRADHITRQPASNYLPVEGGDKLYKQGIIT; this is translated from the exons ATGTCGGAAAGTCGAAACGCCTCCGAAATTTCAGAAGCGGAGACTATACGACTTGGGGTTGATCTCGTATCGGCTGCAAGGCGAAATATCGGGTTCTTGAGAGCTGTGGCCGAGTCTCAGTGGCTCCATGAGAAAGCAACCGTTGTTGAAGCTATAAGAAG GTATGATGAGCTATGGATGCCGTTGATTTCTGATCTGACGGTGGTGGGGTCAACCACTCCTATGGTTCTTCCACCTCTTGATGTTGagtgggtttggttttgtcACACTTTGAACCCG GTGAGTTACCAGCAATATTGCGAATCAAGGTTCTCAAAACTCATTGGAAAGCCAGCAATTTTCGATGAAGAGAACGAAGAGTATGCACTGCTTagatgcaagaatatttggacTCATAAATACCCATCTGAGCCATTTGAGAATGAAACCGATTCAGAAATGCCAATCCCAGTTGTCAAAAACGAAGAAATTTTGGTGGAAGTCACAAAACATAGATTCTTGTATTCCAAAATTTCAGAGGCATATAGGTCTGAAATTGTGTACTTAATTGCAGCAAGGCAAAGGTACAAGGGGTTTTTGTACATGGTGCAGAGTTTTTGTGATGAGTGTGCTCGTTTGGTGCCTGCCTCAGATATTCTACTAATGTGGTTGACACATCAG AGCTACCCAACAGTATATGCAGAGGACTTGAAGGAGATGGAGGGTGATATGGGGAAGGTAGTAACTGTGTGGGAAAGTGTGAAGGAAAAGGAAATGAAAGAGACAAAGATATTGTGGGAGAGAGCATTTGATCAATCTTATGAGAAAGCCGGTGGAGAGGTTGTGTTGGATTTGGATAGGGTTAACTTAGTCAAGCCACCAGTTTACTGGGAGGTATCAGATACAGATGTCAACACCAAATACAAGTCCATGCTACCAAGGTTCTTACTAGAG GTCTGTGTGTTTGTAAGGCTCAACTCTAGGATGAAGGCAACAGAACAGTCAAGTGAATTCCTCCGCCTTGGTATGTTAAGATGTCACAGGGAGTTGAAGCTTGAAAAATCCATCTCCAACTTTCAGTATGATTCATGGCAAAAAGCTTGGCATCTCTATTGTGAGTTTGGGACCAAGGGAATCATACTTGAGCTACGTCGCCGCAGTGGCCACTGTTTCAAAGGAAGTAGCTTGCAAGAGACTGTTACATTCCCTTGGAATGATTTACTAAGAGCATCTTCTTTAACTCTGGAAAGAGGAGTTGCTCAACAATTGAGAATTCATGCTTCAATAACTCCACCGGTTCAAGCGCCATACTTGTTGAAATGTGTGCCTGACCGAGTCACTGATGATTCAAGGGCCATGATATCAGACGTTATTCTCAGAATGAATAGGTATAGGCCTCAAGAAGGGCGTTGGTTGTCTCGGACTGTTCTTGATCATGCAGGGAGAGAGTGTTTTGTCATTAGAATAAG AGTGGGAGAAGGGTTTTGGAGAAGAGGAGGTGAAGCTCCCAAGGCTGTGAAATGGGAGGATAGGATAATAGAGATTCGAGAAGGTTCATGGTCTTATGTTGCTGATTCCATTGGAAGAGCCCCTG AGAAAGTGGTAGGAACGGCAACGCCAAAAGAACCACCAGAACAATGGAAAGCTGCATGGAAATTTTCAACAGGAGATGAAGTAATGATAGGGTGGGAATCATCTACATTTACATCTGGCCTGAGTTTCTCTCTGAAAAATCAAATGTCTCCAGAACCATCG GTGAAGCTATTGAAAGGGCGAAAAATGCTGTACCAAGTAAAGAACATTAAGTCAGACTGGAAAGATGAAGAAAGCCGACTcaaggatgaagaagaagaagagaaagaggaggatgaagatgaagatgaagaggGGTTTGTAACACTGGTTAGATTCACAGAGGAGAACCCAACTGGAAGAGCAACAGCTCTTTTAAATTGGAAGCTATTGGTAGTTGAATTGTTGCCTGAAGAGGACGCAGTATTGGTTCTTCTTCTATGCATTTCAATACTCAGAAGTGTATCAGAGATGAAGAAGGAAGATTTGGGATGCTTGTTAATTAGGAGAAGATTAAAGGAAGCAAACTTTGGAGCTAGAGATTGGGGTTCTGTAATACTTCATCCTTATTCATATTCCTCATCTATCACTTCACCTTATATTCAACCTTGGTATTGGAATTCCAAGGCAGTGATTGCATCAGATAGAGCAGATCACATCACAAGGCAACCAGCTTCGAATTACTTGCCGGTAGAAGGTGGTGATAAGTTGTACAAGCAAGGGATTATAACATGA
- the LOC142629909 gene encoding uncharacterized protein LOC142629909 isoform X1, producing MSESRNASEISEAETIRLGVDLVSAARRNIGFLRAVAESQWLHEKATVVEAIRRYDELWMPLISDLTVVGSTTPMVLPPLDVEWVWFCHTLNPVSYQQYCESRFSKLIGKPAIFDEENEEYALLRCKNIWTHKYPSEPFENETDSEMPIPVVKNEEILVEVTKHRFLYSKISEAYRSEIVYLIAARQRYKGFLYMVQSFCDECARLVPASDILLMWLTHQSYPTVYAEDLKEMEGDMGKVVTVWESVKEKEMKETKILWERAFDQSYEKAGGEVVLDLDRVNLVKPPVYWEVSDTDVNTKYKSMLPRFLLEVCVFVRLNSRMKATEQSSEFLRLGMLRCHRELKLEKSISNFQYDSWQKAWHLYCEFGTKGIILELRRRSGHCFKGSSLQETVTFPWNDLLRASSLTLERGVAQQLRIHASITPPVQAPYLLKCVPDRVTDDSRAMISDVILRMNRYRPQEGRWLSRTVLDHAGRECFVIRIRVGEGFWRRGGEAPKAVKWEDRIIEIREGSWSYVADSIGRAPEKVVGTATPKEPPEQWKAAWKFSTGDEVMIGWESSTFTSGLSFSLKNQMSPEPSSQVKLLKGRKMLYQVKNIKSDWKDEESRLKDEEEEEKEEDEDEDEEGFVTLVRFTEENPTGRATALLNWKLLVVELLPEEDAVLVLLLCISILRSVSEMKKEDLGCLLIRRRLKEANFGARDWGSVILHPYSYSSSITSPYIQPWYWNSKAVIASDRADHITRQPASNYLPVEGGDKLYKQGIIT from the exons ATGTCGGAAAGTCGAAACGCCTCCGAAATTTCAGAAGCGGAGACTATACGACTTGGGGTTGATCTCGTATCGGCTGCAAGGCGAAATATCGGGTTCTTGAGAGCTGTGGCCGAGTCTCAGTGGCTCCATGAGAAAGCAACCGTTGTTGAAGCTATAAGAAG GTATGATGAGCTATGGATGCCGTTGATTTCTGATCTGACGGTGGTGGGGTCAACCACTCCTATGGTTCTTCCACCTCTTGATGTTGagtgggtttggttttgtcACACTTTGAACCCG GTGAGTTACCAGCAATATTGCGAATCAAGGTTCTCAAAACTCATTGGAAAGCCAGCAATTTTCGATGAAGAGAACGAAGAGTATGCACTGCTTagatgcaagaatatttggacTCATAAATACCCATCTGAGCCATTTGAGAATGAAACCGATTCAGAAATGCCAATCCCAGTTGTCAAAAACGAAGAAATTTTGGTGGAAGTCACAAAACATAGATTCTTGTATTCCAAAATTTCAGAGGCATATAGGTCTGAAATTGTGTACTTAATTGCAGCAAGGCAAAGGTACAAGGGGTTTTTGTACATGGTGCAGAGTTTTTGTGATGAGTGTGCTCGTTTGGTGCCTGCCTCAGATATTCTACTAATGTGGTTGACACATCAG AGCTACCCAACAGTATATGCAGAGGACTTGAAGGAGATGGAGGGTGATATGGGGAAGGTAGTAACTGTGTGGGAAAGTGTGAAGGAAAAGGAAATGAAAGAGACAAAGATATTGTGGGAGAGAGCATTTGATCAATCTTATGAGAAAGCCGGTGGAGAGGTTGTGTTGGATTTGGATAGGGTTAACTTAGTCAAGCCACCAGTTTACTGGGAGGTATCAGATACAGATGTCAACACCAAATACAAGTCCATGCTACCAAGGTTCTTACTAGAG GTCTGTGTGTTTGTAAGGCTCAACTCTAGGATGAAGGCAACAGAACAGTCAAGTGAATTCCTCCGCCTTGGTATGTTAAGATGTCACAGGGAGTTGAAGCTTGAAAAATCCATCTCCAACTTTCAGTATGATTCATGGCAAAAAGCTTGGCATCTCTATTGTGAGTTTGGGACCAAGGGAATCATACTTGAGCTACGTCGCCGCAGTGGCCACTGTTTCAAAGGAAGTAGCTTGCAAGAGACTGTTACATTCCCTTGGAATGATTTACTAAGAGCATCTTCTTTAACTCTGGAAAGAGGAGTTGCTCAACAATTGAGAATTCATGCTTCAATAACTCCACCGGTTCAAGCGCCATACTTGTTGAAATGTGTGCCTGACCGAGTCACTGATGATTCAAGGGCCATGATATCAGACGTTATTCTCAGAATGAATAGGTATAGGCCTCAAGAAGGGCGTTGGTTGTCTCGGACTGTTCTTGATCATGCAGGGAGAGAGTGTTTTGTCATTAGAATAAG AGTGGGAGAAGGGTTTTGGAGAAGAGGAGGTGAAGCTCCCAAGGCTGTGAAATGGGAGGATAGGATAATAGAGATTCGAGAAGGTTCATGGTCTTATGTTGCTGATTCCATTGGAAGAGCCCCTG AGAAAGTGGTAGGAACGGCAACGCCAAAAGAACCACCAGAACAATGGAAAGCTGCATGGAAATTTTCAACAGGAGATGAAGTAATGATAGGGTGGGAATCATCTACATTTACATCTGGCCTGAGTTTCTCTCTGAAAAATCAAATGTCTCCAGAACCATCG TCACAGGTGAAGCTATTGAAAGGGCGAAAAATGCTGTACCAAGTAAAGAACATTAAGTCAGACTGGAAAGATGAAGAAAGCCGACTcaaggatgaagaagaagaagagaaagaggaggatgaagatgaagatgaagaggGGTTTGTAACACTGGTTAGATTCACAGAGGAGAACCCAACTGGAAGAGCAACAGCTCTTTTAAATTGGAAGCTATTGGTAGTTGAATTGTTGCCTGAAGAGGACGCAGTATTGGTTCTTCTTCTATGCATTTCAATACTCAGAAGTGTATCAGAGATGAAGAAGGAAGATTTGGGATGCTTGTTAATTAGGAGAAGATTAAAGGAAGCAAACTTTGGAGCTAGAGATTGGGGTTCTGTAATACTTCATCCTTATTCATATTCCTCATCTATCACTTCACCTTATATTCAACCTTGGTATTGGAATTCCAAGGCAGTGATTGCATCAGATAGAGCAGATCACATCACAAGGCAACCAGCTTCGAATTACTTGCCGGTAGAAGGTGGTGATAAGTTGTACAAGCAAGGGATTATAACATGA